The window TTGATATGCGGGAATCCAGGATCTGCGATGGCGTAGGTATATCGGAATCCATTCTTGTTTGTGAGTTTATCCACCACTTCATAGAAATCCCAATTCTGGTCCAGCACCTCTGATCTCTTGCTGTTGACAAGGTTGAATTggcgaggtggaggaggaaagcgATCAGACTGGCGAGGTTCGGCGAGTAGGAGTGGGCGGAGAATGCTGAGAGCGGAGCTGGGGAGAGCAGTGCTGGGAGCGGCGGTCGCCCGCTTTTTGGGCGGTGGCGCGTCCGGGTCTAAGCCTTTCGCCTCACGCTTCTTGCGACTGTCCCGCTTGTTGCGCTTGGCGCGAGCCGTGTCGCCTTGGACCGATCCAGTGCTGGCTGGGGCTGGCGAAGATCTGGCGTTGAGATCGGAGAGAGGACCAGGCAGTACCGGCGCATTTCCAGGTGCTAAGGTCGGAGAATTGATATTTGACGAGGGTGCAGAAGACCCAGGGGCTGTGCCGGAAGCCATGGCATGAACTTGGCTGGGGACGGAGTATGTGGTGTAGTGAGCGTTCCCAGCTCTGGTCGGGAAACAGAGAAACATAGGCGGTCAAATGATAAAACCAGCAAATCAGAAGGCGGTGGATTGATTAGATATCACCGCCcggcaaaaaaaaaaaaagaaaagaaaagaatacTGATCACCTGACCCGAAAATTATCCGCACTTTTTCTTGCGGTCAAACAGCCACAGAGCTCCCTCGGTCGGTCTGGCATTTCCTGCACTAGCCAGAGATCAGATTCAATATGCCCAAGACCCCAAACTctcgtgctgctgcggcggcaCGCAGACACAACCCTCTAGCTGAAGATATTGTGTCCGCGGGGCATCTGCGGACgcagagcagcaagaaagGCAAACGCAGAGAAaacgacgaggaggatggcgaaAATGGCGAACGATACATCGATGCGAAGATGTCACGGAAGATCTTGCAGATTGGTCAGGATTTGGCGGACGAGGACGCTGCCGAGCAAAAAGCCGTGGGCTCGACAGAACCGAAGGTCAACACCGCATTCGACTTTGACTCCCGGTTTGACGATGAGGAACCCATGtccgacgacgaagacaagTTTGGCGATGAAGAATGGATTGatgaggaggttgaggaagtGGTAAGGGTTCCTTGACGGCCACCGCTGTTGGTTGCAGTTCTAATCGGACACACAGGAAGTTGATCCCAACGATCTCGACATGTTTAACAAATTTATGCCTGGCCATGAGGAGGACCCCATTTTCCACCCGCAAGAGCCTGGCGCCGGTGGCCAGACCACAAATCTGGCCGATTTAattctggagaagatcgccgaACATGAAGCAAAGCAGTCCGGCCAAGGCGGGCCGTTTATTCAAGGTGGTGGACTGCCCGAAGATGCGGTGCAAATTCCTGCCAAGGCTGTGGAAGTATACGAGAAGTGAGCCATTCTTGTGGTCTAGCCACCTACGAAGCTAACGATCGTCTCTGCTAAGGGTCGGCATGATTCTCTCTCGCTACAAATCCGGCCCGCTCCCCAAACCGTTCAAGATCCTCCCCACCGTCCCGAACTGGCCGACCCTCCTGGACATCACTCGGCCCGAGTCTTGGACCGCCAATGCCGTCTATGCCGGAACCCGGATCTTCATTTCGTCCAAGCCCGCGGTGGCCCAAGAGTTTATCTCGACGGTGCTGTTGGACCGCGTTCGGGATGAGATCCacgagaccaagaagctgaaCGTACATACCTACAACTCGCTGCGCAAGGCTCTCTACAAACCggcctgcttcttcaagggACTGCTCTTCCCACTGGTGTCCAGCGGTACCTGCACCCTGCGCGACGCCCACATTGTCTCTTCGGTGATTGCTCGTGTCTCCATCCCCGTGCTGCACTCCGctgcggcgctgctgcgcATGTGtgatctggccgccgagcaGTCGCTGAGATCCCTGGAAAGCACCGGAGCcgtcaacatcttcatccgtGTCttcctggagaagaagtatgCGCTGCCGTACAAGGTGATCGACGCCCTGGTGTTTCActtcttgcgcttccgcGTGGCGGACGAGGATACGATGACGGACGGCCCGACGGGGCTGAACTCCAAGGCATATAAGCTGCCGGTGCTGTGGCACCAGTCGCTGTTGGTCTTCGCCCAACGCTATCGCAATGACATCACGGAGGATCAGCGCGAGGCCCTCTTGGATCTGCTTCTGGTGCGCGGGCACAAGGACATCGGGCCGGAGGTGCGGCGGGAGCTGTTGGCTGGTCGGGGGCGAGGCGTGGTGGTGCCGGACCCGGAGAAGCAGCATGCACTGGATGCCGGGGATGATACGATGGATGTGACCATGTAAACGGTGGAATTGCCTCCGATCCGATTCAtgattctttttttttctttttgttttggggATGGCGTTTCTGTCTGCATTATTGGTTGTATATACTCCTTATTCCATTGCCCCTTTCTCGAAACCACTCCTAAAAGcatgacgacgacgatgcAGCCCCTGGGCCCCCCTTTCTCTGCCCCGTCTGGCCCTCCTTCGTATTCCTATTCAGGAGTGACCCCTGTCCGTGAGTAATCGTCCATCGTAGTGTAGGATAGGATTGCCCCTCGGTGGATCCGCACGTTCCCTCGCCTTCTGGTGGCTTCGGTCGTATTATGATTATTTGTTGTTACAAAAGAAATTCCGCCAATCTGGACTCAGGGGAAACATTTGGCGGGGCGCCTTTGGAGAGCCCGTTGCGGCGTAGAGATTAAACGAATCCACCACGGGGTTCCAGACAGAGTGAGACCCTCCCCCCCCTTTCAGGCTCGCAACAATTCCCCTGTCAATTCTCCTGACCAAAAAGAGACGACCAGAACGGGGGGTCAATGCGAGTGACGAAGACCTCGATGCCGGGCTGAAAAGTATCACTCCCAGAATAAACCTGATGGCCCCCAAGACCCCCAAACAGATGGGGGCGAAGCAACCCCCCCAGCGGCTGTGTTTCAGCCCCCGACCCAGGCATGTACGACCGTAAGCGGGAATGCTGTAATTTACGTCCGAGGCGCGTCACGGGCGGCCTAGACTATGGGTACGGTGGGTCACACCGGTACCAGTGAAACGCCCCCTTGCGACCACGCTGGCCTTTCTACTTAAACCGGGTCGGTCGCCCATCCAGACAGTTGTCCTTTCTCATGATTCATCCCCAGGCTGActcattcttcttcttcttctgtaTGGTGTAGCATCCCCGTGATGCCAACGTGGCCTTTGTCGGCGTGACTCTAGGAGACCTGCTTTGATTGACTTCCTCGgtcctcccaccaccacacactctccatccatccactcccACCAGTCATGATGGAATCTCTCACACCCGATCTCGACTCCCTGCCATCCACCCCGGCTCCCGAAATGCCCTTGACGGTGTCCCCAGCAGATACCTCGCTCAGCTCGCCTGAGCCCAAGGTGGAGCCgctggatgacgaggacgacgacgacgaggaggagaagaagccgacgaagaagagaaagtcCTGGGGCCAGGAGCTCCCAGTCCCCAAAACCAACTTGCCCCCAAGGTACGAGATCCTCCCGAGATGGACGACTGCAGGCACTAACGAGACCAGAAAACGGGCCAAGACGGAAGATGAAAAGGAGCAGCGCCGGATCGAGCGGGTTCTGCGGAACCGCGCCGCCGCGCAGACCTCCCGCGAGCGCAAGAGGctcgagatggagaagctcgagaccgagaagatccagatGGAGCAACAGAACCAGTTCCTGCTCCAGCGGCTCTCGCAGATGGAGGCTGAGAACAACCGTCTGAGCCAACAGGTGGCTCAGCTCTCCGCCGAGGTCCGCGGGTCTCGCAGCGCCACACCCACCAAGGTCGGCTCCCCCGTGGCCGACTCGCCCACCCTCACGCCGACCCTGTTCAAGCAGGAAGGCGACGACCTCCCCATGGAGCGGATCCCGTTCcccactccctccaccaccgacTACTCCCCGACCCTCAAGCCCTCCACTCTGGCTGAGGCCTCCGACGTGACACAACATCCTGCTGCGGTGTTGTGCGACCTGCCGTGTCCGTCGCTGGCCtcgaaggagctggaagcgCGCTTCCCCTCTTTGACCTCGAGGGTCCCGCTGCAAATGACGTTGCAGCTCCTCTTTCTGACGATGACTTCCGCCGCCTGTTCAGCGGTGATTCACCCGCTGAGCCACATTCTTCATTCCCTGAAGACGGGCTCGCCTTTGATGTTCTCGACGGAGGAGATCTATCAGCATTTCCCTTTGATTCTATGGTTGATTTCGACCCCGAGTCTGTCGCCCTCGAAGGCGTCGAACCGGCCGGTCTTTCGGATGAAACTCCTCACCAGACTGCTCGCATGCAGCCCAGCCTTGGCGCGTCCACTTCGCGATGCGACGGGCAGAGCATTGCAGCGAGCGGTTAGTGAGTCGTTTTCTCTGCAGGGCTGGTCGACCGACGCCCCCGAGGGTCGACCAACCTGGGTGTCGTTGTTGACCATGATGTGGGCGATCGATAGTCTCGACCGGTCGCGACAGGGGCAgacaacaacaataacaagaagaagaacatcgGGCCGGCGACGCAGTTACGGAAAGATGACCCGGAGTACACGGAGTTCCTGGCGTTCCCGTTCGAGCGAGACGTCGACGTCTTGGCTCACGGGTAAGCCTTTGTGAGGCTTTTATTTGGCTGTATTATTAGTGTCTAGATTAGCATCCAAGATTGATTGGCTTGTTTTATTATTTATTTGTTCCCCCACTATCTCCCTCTAAGTATTATTCTTGTAGTTGGGACACGAAGAGCGAGGCAACCCGGTCTGGAGTCCAGGCCGAATGCGGTCTGAGACGTTGCCACCACTCatgtttcttctttctccacctcccccgACTGTGcaacaccaacatcaacatcaacaatccACCACGACTGCAGTATCTGGATTGTTTGTTACCTCTCCCCCCCACCTGTATTATCATGGTCCGCAAAGATCCCATCTTCGAAGCCCGCACAAATGTCAAGGTGTGTATTGTTGCCTATCtgcccctcttcctcttcccccgCCACCATCCTGTCCGTTCCGGTTCGGCGGCCTGGCTGACGTGAGTCTCCTCCAGTTACACTCCAATCggctgaagaaggaggctgtCCGCGCGGAGTCGACCTTCAAAGCtgaaaaggccaaggccgacaaggccatgaagaacCGGGAGTTCCAGATCGCTCGCATCCATGCCGCCTCCGCCGTGCGGGAAAAGCGACGCCAGGTCACCCTCAAATCCGAAGCCGCCCGTGCCGACGTGATCATCAACGAACTCAAAGCCGCCCAGAGCACGCGGGACACATCGCGGACCCTCGCTCTGGCCTCGCGGGGCCTCGACGCGGCCTCCAAGAGTGTTAACTTGGAACACCTGGTGGCGCACGCCAACAATTTCCTGGCACGATCGGAAGACTTCAAGATCGCCAGCAGCGCGATCGAGGACGTGGCTCAGGGTGTGTCGATGCAGGAGTACGGGGCAGAGGGCGAGACCGATGTGGACCGGCTCATGGAGCAGTTGGCGGATGACGCAGGTTTGGATATGCGCATGGTTCTGGAGGAGGATAATGTACCCAAAGAGCAGCCAGCCAAGGAACCGGAGGCGAAGAACGCCGACGTCGAAGATGGACTGGATGTGAGACTGCGTGCATTACGGGCCGGCGACTGAATCTACGTCTCCCGCATTTACGACATTACGCttttatctttttttttttgtcgTTCGCAAAGGTCTCTGCTGTACTTCTTCTGTGTGAGGGCGCACTACTATCATTATCTGTATTATGTTGGCTGAGCGCAGGAGTAACATGTTTTGTTAACTAGTGAAGCGATGATGTGCCCGTCCGTCGGCACTTTTGTCCCTAAACACGCTCCCCGGGCCAGTGCCAGCTAGCGGGCTTGGCTGGACCCTTGGCGATGAATCGCTTCCAATCACGCTGGGCCCTGCGCTCAAATCTTTCATTTCACCGGCTGGCCGCGCTCTTGGCGGATCCTAGTAGTTATTTATAAGACAGGCAGTTAGGGCTAGTTCTAGCTGCCGCCACTTTCTCTATTTCCTCCCGGAGGAAATCCTAGGGTTGCACCATGGCGCCCTCACGCtcgtttttgttttgtttcttgtcaCTCGTTTGGTCTCCGCTCGTTCTTGCTGCGCCATGGATTGTGACGGACGACTTTGAAAAGGTGGTCATCACCAATCACCCTTACTACTGGATGTCCACCGACGCTGAGGTGATCACTTCCATCGAATCGATCAGCCCGACGGCGACAGTCATGCCGGATGTTCTCTCGACTATCACTTCGACGGGGAGCGGGTACTATGCCTCGGACATCACCGTGGTCGAGGAGTTGTATCCCACCGGCGCCGGTGTGCCAGTGGATGGCATTCAGCGCACCGCGGACAGTTTCTACCATACCACCGTTTACTATGTCAACCTGGTCTACTCTGCCCCTACGGGCTGTTCGACTCAGTTTACCACGACCACCTCTGCCGTGGTGactcctccagctctggTGGGCAGTGCGCTGCCCCGAACCTCCGtgtcgacctcgacctcggtGGACAATGCCCAGCCATTCCAACCAACGACATGGACCATCGACGAAGTGTGGGTGGCTCCCACGCAGGTTCCCACCCGCACCCTGGCTTCATTGAGTGCCGAGTATGCGCCCACCAGCCTCTACTACGGCTCGGGCTGCCAATACATCTCGCCGGACGACTCTCCATACTACTATTCCGGCTATGATGGAGGCTACGACGAAGAAGATTGGTTCTTCGACACCTGGCCGATGGGCGTCTCCTGGTTCGCGATCGTGATGATCTGCGTCCTTGGCTGGGTCGGACTGATCCTCATCATTGGGTTTATCGAGGCCTGGGTCCGCTTCCGACGCATGATGACGGGCTGGCAGACCCGTCGGGGTCTACCCGTGATGTGGGCCTTTCTCATCTTCCCAATCACACTCCTACTGCTCATTTTCCGACGGAGGGGCTTCCGGGCTCGCACACAATCAGAGTCGGCGGAACTCAAGGGAAAATGGGACGCTATGAGCGGATGGACGAAGTTGCGTCTGTTCTTCGTCTGGGGATTCCGATACAAGTATCCGCCGATGCTGGGCGGTCCTCCTGCTCGTGTCAGCAAAAAGGCCGTCAAAACATCTGGCCCGCCGTTGTTGCAAGAGACACGGGCGGCATCGCGGACGGGCTCGGCTGATGGTCCGTCTGAGAGTACACACCCTGAGATGGGTGAGGTGCCGCATGCCCAATCCGCGAGGCCCGAAACATCCGGGGCTCGGCCAGACGAGAAAATTGGGCGTGCCCAGTGATCGGTTCCGTGCTTGTtgatgggaggcatggttCTGGAGATCCGAGGTAAACGACGTTTCCCAACGACGTAGACTAAGAAATGTATTTAATCTTAATCAATAATAGAAGCAAATATCACTAAATTCGAGCCAACCTCTAGATCCCATAGAAGAAATCTCGCGTATTTACTGCATGGCTTTGATATTTATTACATTACATATTGTAGTTTATCCCATCATTGATTTCTCATTACCGCTCAATGCCCTGTCTTGCAACCAAAGAACAGAAACTGACTAGAGCTATGATTGTTTAGCATGGAGGAAAATTGCCCCGATTAGAAAAAAATCACCAAAAAAAGATCTCAAGTTGAATAGGAATAGCCGAACGCGGGGGTCGAACCCGCAGCCTTGAGATTAAGAGTCTCACGCTCTACCGATTGAGCTAGCCCGGCAAGGCTTAGCTGAAAATCGAGGTCCCCACAATAATGTGAGCACCGCAAGTGATCGGGGGGGGGGTTGGAATGAccggggatgatggggtgTGGGTGGATATCCGGACCATGCTCCTTGTCCACTAAGCGGGCTGAGCAGGAAACAACCGAGAGTACACAAACATAGTCTTTTGTCGGGCCTGACTAGTGATTATAGTTCCGTCCTCGCTCGGTAGTGCAGCCCCCGTTTCGTCCGCCTCGGCCGGATGGAGATCGCGGAGACACAGCCCATCCTATAATGGAGGCCGACACAGCACGGCTACCACAGTCGCAGCAGGGCAAGCAAGCGGCATGTCTGAACTGCCGCCGGAGCAAAATCCGCTGCAATCGCCGGCCCGGCGAGGCGCGCTGCGAGAAATGCAGACACGCTAATGTCGACTGCATTGTCCCCAGTCACCACCTGGGGCGACAGAAGGGAGTCAAGAAGTATGCTTCTCGCCATTTGGGAAAGGAATGAATGTTGATGGTTTTACAGTAAACGAAAGGggctggagaaggccatccACCAAATCGAGCAGGCTATCAAGCGGCCGCGGGTTGATTCTGAGGATGGTCCTGGGACCGATGATGCCCAAAGGGCGATTTCGGGTTTGCAAGAGCTACTAGACAAAGTCCAGGGTCATTTGGTGCAGAACACAACCAATGAATTTGCCGACAGTCCTCATCATCTGCGCAATCAGCCCTCTTCCCGGCGAGACGGGCAAGCAGATGAGAGTCTTGCTCTCGATGATGCAGAAAACCCCCTGCAGCTTCTTGCGCGGGCCTCTGACCTCCAGCTATCTCCATCAGAGACGCGTCCTGTACCCACCAAATCACCATTGCCCTCTGTGGCGCTGCCGACGCTGCCGCCGGAGACCACCGGCGTGCTTGCGGAATCGAGCGCACGGTCTTTTTTTGTTCAAGCGAGAGCGAGTCTGGATACAGGTCCGGAGCTGGACCCTGTGGATTTGGGACTCGTCACATTTGATGAAGCAGAGTCCTTGTTCTCGTTGTAAGTATCTCCCCCGGTGGTTGGGACGATGACACTGATTCTCGAATAGTTTCTATCAAAGTCTGGCACATACACGATGGGGCCTGGATCCTTTGATACACAGTGCTTCTTTTGTGCGCTCTCAGTCTGCattcctcttttcttccattttAGCCGCATCAGCCCTGTTTTTGCCATCCGCAGCTGCGTTGTCCACGAGGTTGTCCAGACATTGCAAATGGCTCGCAGAGCGGGTGATCACGTATCGGCATCGATCAGTCGAGATTGTCTTGGCTTTCATGGTGCATATTCCATGGATGGCTCCCGGCGATAGCCTGGGGGACGATGATACTTGTTCCTACCTTGCCATGGCACTCACTGTGGCTTTGGATCTGTCCTTGGACAAAATTATCGTGCCGTCCTCGAGTTTTGACCAGGGATTGCTGAGCCCGCTCGCAAAAGCGGACTGTATCGATGCTAAACGGGCATTGCATATGGATGGTTTCGATGATATCGACCCGGCCTCGAAATGGGGAAGGCGGCTGcttcgacgacgagaacggACTTGGATTGCTTTATTTGTCGTGGAAAGGGGGTCAGTCTTTTTTCCGATCAGCTAGATAACTTTTCTCTAACACAGATTTAGTGTTTGTCTCGCTCGTGGCAGAAGCTATACTGTGCCTCCAACGGCACTCATTGAGCATTGCGATCATTGGCATGATTCCGACGTTGCAGATTTGCGCGATGGACCCATGAATTCCATGGCTGTTCTAAGAAGAGACCTAGATGATCTTTTCAGAAAAGTCAAATCCAGCTGTGATAGTTATCGTGTTGTGGACACCGGGGCTGAGGCGGCTCTAACGTATGCCCTACATTCTGATATTCAGATGGTTGCTGATTATGGTACAGAATCAAGAAAACTATTGAGAGCTTCTATGAGCGGTGGTATACGACATGGGCATTAGCCATCGGTGAAGGGGAATGTGAGTATGACGCTCCTCTCAAAAGACATGGTGCTCATCAACGAATAGCTTGGTCGCTACCGCCATACGTTGAGATCTTGGTTACCCATACTCAGCTCTCCACATACGGCGGTGTCATTAACCACCCCACGGCTCCCGTTGAAGTGAAGCGCTTTTTCCGGGCTGCCGGGCTTTCTGCCGCATTGAATGTTCTCCGAGCCGCTATACAGGGCGAGTCTCGACTCAAGTCTATGCCCAACAATACTGTCATCATGATCTCCTTCGCTGCATGCTCTGCACTCAGTCTAAGCGTCACCCCTAGCGATAGCAGATCCAGCTTAGCACCCAGCGTTCGAACTCTCATTGAAGAAACAGCCGGTGTCCTAGAACGGATTGGAGCCACGCCAAACCATCGAAACGGGGCTTCGGTGCTTTATGGAAGGTTCCTGAGGGAATTGATTCGACGCGCACCCGCAATCAACCCCAGTTCTCAACCTCGACTCGATCAACCAGAAACTGTTCTCCAGCCCGCTTGCTTCGATAATAACCGTGATCTTACATTGCCCATCACCCAGTCCACATCATTACCCCCTGAAGATCTTTGGTCGGAGCCATTGCAGTTTTCTGCTATGTCTGATGGTCAGATCATTGATGCGGTCAATCGAGCTGGTACTGCGTTTGGAGCATCTATTCCCGATGTGTCTATGGATAATATGCTGAGCTGGGATTGGCTTGACTTTGCCAGCACCGATTTTGGTCTTTGAGGGTGTGCGAGCTAGCCTACCTCGAATATACTGTGTATTATACGGCTAGGAGATTTATTATGCCTTGGTGACATGATGTCAAGTAAATCTTGATGCCGAATGTGCCGGTCCCACATTCGGCATCCAGATCTGGCTCCGTTGTCCGCGCATGGCATCATATTAAATCGCGGAAtgtctccttctgcttcaatAATCTTTTGGCTCCAGTTGTAAATATGGCAACCCTGCGTATCTCAACTGCATCTCTGTCGCAAAGAGCGATCACCACCTGCCGGCCTCGACTGTATCTCGGCGTTCGGGTCCGAAGCGGGCATTCCTTTGCCCCGATAGCAAAGGCGAGCCATGGCGATCGCAAATACTCGACAGCCACACCAGCTCCGTCGCTAGCGCCAAGAGTCGAACGCGGAGGCTCCAAATTGTTCAAAGATGCtgacgccgccgtcgccgacatCAAAAGCGGATCCACGATCCTCAGTTCTGGGTTCGGGCTGTGCGGGGTGGCAGGTATGGTCTGTGGAAAGAAATGCACGAGAGAAGACTGACCGGAACCAGAAACACTGATCAATGCGATGCATCGCCGAGGTGCCGATCAATTGCACTCGCTGACTGCGGTCTCAAATAATGCCGGTGCCGCGGGCAAGGGCGGCCTGTCGACACTGTCACAGAATGGCCAGCTGAACCGGCTGATCCTTTCGTATTTGGGGAACAACAAggcactggagaagaagtatCTATCGGGGAATATCGCGATTGAGCTCTGTCCCCAGGGCACCTTGGCTGAGCGTTTGCGGGCTGGAGGCGCTGGTATTCCGGCGTTCTTCACTCCGACTGGTGTCCGTCAGTGGTCGTGTCACCTCCTGAACAAAGTACTCATACTGATTCACATATAGGCACATTTATCCAGGAAGGCAAAATCCCTGTCCGCATGGATGAGTC of the Penicillium psychrofluorescens genome assembly, chromosome: 1 genome contains:
- a CDS encoding uncharacterized protein (ID:PFLUO_000872-T1.cds;~source:funannotate), producing the protein MAPSRSFLFCFLSLVWSPLVLAAPWIVTDDFEKVVITNHPYYWMSTDAEVITSIESISPTATVMPDVLSTITSTGSGYYASDITVVEELYPTGAGVPVDGIQRTADSFYHTTVYYVNLVYSAPTGCSTQFTTTTSAVVTPPALVGSALPRTSVSTSTSVDNAQPFQPTTWTIDEVWVAPTQVPTRTLASLSAEYAPTSLYYGSGCQYISPDDSPYYYSGYDGGYDEEDWFFDTWPMGVSWFAIVMICVLGWVGLILIIGFIEAWVRFRRMMTGWQTRRGLPVMWAFLIFPITLLLLIFRRRGFRARTQSESAELKGKWDAMSGWTKLRLFFVWGFRYKYPPMLGGPPARVSKKAVKTSGPPLLQETRAASRTGSADGPSESTHPEMGEVPHAQSARPETSGARPDEKIGRAQ
- a CDS encoding uncharacterized protein (ID:PFLUO_000874-T1.cds;~source:funannotate); protein product: MEADTARLPQSQQGKQAACLNCRRSKIRCNRRPGEARCEKCRHANVDCIVPSHHLGRQKGVKNKRKGLEKAIHQIEQAIKRPRVDSEDGPGTDDAQRAISGLQELLDKVQGHLVQNTTNEFADSPHHLRNQPSSRRDGQADESLALDDAENPLQLLARASDLQLSPSETRPVPTKSPLPSVALPTLPPETTGVLAESSARSFFVQARASLDTGPELDPVDLGLVTFDEAESLFSL
- a CDS encoding uncharacterized protein (ID:PFLUO_000871-T1.cds;~source:funannotate) translates to MVRKDPIFEARTNVKLHSNRLKKEAVRAESTFKAEKAKADKAMKNREFQIARIHAASAVREKRRQVTLKSEAARADVIINELKAAQSTRDTSRTLALASRGLDAASKSVNLEHLVAHANNFLARSEDFKIASSAIEDVAQGVSMQEYGAEGETDVDRLMEQLADDAGLDMRMVLEEDNVPKEQPAKEPEAKNADVEDGLDVRLRALRAGD
- a CDS encoding uncharacterized protein (ID:PFLUO_000870-T1.cds;~source:funannotate) produces the protein MMESLTPDLDSLPSTPAPEMPLTVSPADTSLSSPEPKVEPLDDEDDDDEEEKKPTKKRKSWGQELPVPKTNLPPRYEILPRWTTAGTNETRKRAKTEDEKEQRRIERVLRNRAAAQTSRERKRLEMEKLETEKIQMEQQNQFLLQRLSQMEAENNRLSQQVAQLSAEVRGSRSATPTKVGSPVADSPTLTPTLFKQEGDDLPMERIPFPTPSTTDYSPTLKPSTLAEASDVTQHPAAVLCDLPCPSLASKELEARFPSLTSRVPLQMTLQLLFLTMTSAACSAVIHPLSHILHSLKTGSPLMFSTEEIYQHFPLILWLISTPSLSPSKASNRPVFRMKLLTRLLACSPALARPLRDATGRALQRAVSESFSLQGWSTDAPEGADNNNNKKKNIGPATQLRKDDPEYTEFLAFPFERDVDVLAHG
- a CDS encoding uncharacterized protein (ID:PFLUO_000869-T1.cds;~source:funannotate), which produces MPKTPNSRAAAAARRHNPLAEDIVSAGHLRTQSSKKGKRRENDEEDGENGERYIDAKMSRKILQIGQDLADEDAAEQKAVGSTEPKVNTAFDFDSRFDDEEPMSDDEDKFGDEEWIDEEVEEVEVDPNDLDMFNKFMPGHEEDPIFHPQEPGAGGQTTNLADLILEKIAEHEAKQSGQGGPFIQGGGLPEDAVQIPAKAVEVYEKVGMILSRYKSGPLPKPFKILPTVPNWPTLLDITRPESWTANAVYAGTRIFISSKPAVAQEFISTVLLDRVRDEIHETKKLNVHTYNSLRKALYKPACFFKGLLFPLVSSGTCTLRDAHIVSSVIARVSIPVLHSAAALLRMCDLAAEQSLRSLESTGAVNIFIRVFLEKKYALPYKVIDALVFHFLRFRVADEDTMTDGPTGLNSKAYKLPVLWHQSLLVFAQRYRNDITEDQREALLDLLLVRGHKDIGPEVRRELLAGRGRGVVVPDPEKQHALDAGDDTMDVTM